The Georgenia sp. TF02-10 genome window below encodes:
- a CDS encoding helix-turn-helix domain-containing protein: protein MSQIPADDVQALRAALAGGRERVEVSLNLPRRIAEKVLALLDAERASGAVVVPVKEEFTTAKAASMLGVSRPTLMKLIASGELEHVKVGNHHPVPAQAILDFQRARQAGREQAAEVLAEFSNQIGLVD, encoded by the coding sequence ATGTCGCAGATCCCTGCGGATGATGTTCAGGCCCTGCGTGCCGCACTCGCCGGCGGGCGGGAGCGTGTCGAGGTGTCGTTGAACCTGCCGCGCAGGATCGCCGAGAAGGTGCTCGCGCTGCTGGACGCGGAACGCGCCAGCGGTGCGGTGGTGGTGCCGGTCAAGGAGGAGTTCACCACCGCGAAGGCTGCCAGCATGCTGGGGGTGTCGCGGCCGACGTTGATGAAGCTGATCGCGTCCGGGGAGCTCGAGCATGTGAAGGTCGGCAATCATCACCCTGTCCCGGCGCAGGCGATTCTCGACTTTCAGCGGGCCCGGCAGGCGGGTCGTGAGCAGGCCGCCGAGGTGCTGGCGGAGTTCTCCAACCAGATCGGTCTGGTCGATTGA
- a CDS encoding type II toxin-antitoxin system RelE/ParE family toxin encodes MRLRVVIHPDALRELGEAVEWYDQGGQDRGARFRALYNQVIDRCLRWPESAAVVPVPQSHRVFRHAKMPRSHFRVVYYITDDVLTVVAIAHARRMPLYWADRADPPA; translated from the coding sequence GTGAGGCTGCGCGTCGTCATCCACCCCGACGCCCTGCGCGAGCTGGGTGAGGCGGTCGAGTGGTACGACCAGGGCGGACAAGACCGAGGCGCACGCTTCCGCGCTCTCTACAACCAGGTGATCGACCGCTGCCTGCGATGGCCCGAGTCCGCAGCCGTGGTCCCCGTCCCCCAATCCCACCGGGTGTTCCGGCACGCGAAGATGCCCCGATCGCACTTCCGCGTGGTCTACTACATTACCGACGACGTCCTCACGGTCGTCGCGATCGCCCACGCGCGACGCATGCCCCTGTACTGGGCCGACAGGGCTGATCCCCCCGCGTAG
- a CDS encoding addiction module protein — MTVADVIRAAMALTPEERSRVADVLYDADAPDQAEVDAAWAAVAARRAEELESGEVTGLTREEADAYLDARRAARGA, encoded by the coding sequence ATGACGGTAGCCGACGTGATCCGAGCCGCGATGGCGCTCACGCCCGAGGAGCGGTCGCGGGTCGCCGACGTGCTCTACGACGCCGACGCACCCGACCAGGCCGAGGTCGACGCCGCCTGGGCCGCTGTCGCGGCTCGACGCGCCGAGGAACTCGAAAGCGGAGAGGTCACGGGGCTCACGCGCGAGGAAGCAGATGCGTACCTCGATGCGCGCCGCGCGGCGAGAGGCGCGTGA
- a CDS encoding DUF6788 family protein, with protein MNGDLFDRGGVLFELVFGACRDGDEAGVAQGTVSGGEVGSSETPEEAGWTSIAQELAACEDRYRELAARIADLGLISAGSITRRYTRCATLGCRCRCRCRCRCRCPADPPQLHGPYWQWTAKVDGKTV; from the coding sequence ATGAACGGCGACCTGTTCGATCGCGGCGGCGTCCTCTTCGAGCTGGTCTTCGGTGCGTGCCGAGATGGCGATGAGGCCGGTGTAGCGCAGGGCACCGTGTCCGGCGGTGAGGTCGGCTCGTCCGAAACGCCGGAGGAAGCAGGATGGACATCAATCGCCCAGGAGCTGGCCGCCTGCGAAGACCGCTACCGCGAGCTCGCCGCCCGCATCGCCGACCTCGGGCTGATCAGCGCGGGCAGCATCACCCGCCGCTACACCAGGTGCGCCACCCTGGGCTGCCGCTGCCGCTGCCGCTGCCGCTGCCGCTGCCGCTGCCCCGCCGACCCGCCACAGCTCCACGGGCCCTACTGGCAGTGGACCGCCAAGGTCGACGGCAAGACCGTCTGA
- a CDS encoding helix-turn-helix domain-containing protein, with translation MSDTITVNPSHLTDDDWARMRAFLDAARAKGEVVDLSARVELLTPAEVAKRLGMSRSTVRRRILDGDLKAIKVGTHHRIPLAEHERFSGELMLRMAKASAADIEAELFGE, from the coding sequence ATGAGCGACACCATCACGGTGAACCCCTCGCACCTCACCGACGATGACTGGGCGCGCATGCGCGCGTTCCTGGACGCTGCGCGCGCCAAGGGCGAGGTCGTCGACCTGTCCGCCCGTGTCGAGCTGCTCACTCCGGCCGAGGTCGCCAAGCGGCTCGGGATGTCGCGCTCCACCGTGCGCCGTCGGATTCTCGACGGCGACCTCAAGGCGATCAAGGTCGGCACGCACCACCGCATTCCCCTCGCCGAGCACGAACGCTTCAGCGGCGAGCTGATGCTCCGCATGGCCAAGGCATCCGCGGCCGACATTGAGGCCGAGCTGTTCGGTGAGTGA
- a CDS encoding class II glutamine amidotransferase gives MCRWMTYSGTPVLAEELLFRPVHSLIDQSLHSRLGATTTSGDGFGIGWYGEGPVPALFKSIEPAWNDENLREVTSQIRTSLLFAHVRASTGTPVQRSNCHPFRHGRWLWMHNGGITGFHDVKRDLVTAVDPELFPDIEGSTDSEVLFFLALTFGLAEDPPAAVERAVGLVEEVCDRHGIRHPVQMTVATSDGTAVWAFRYSSVGRSRSLYYSTDVATLKHTHPELPLLSMLGDTSRMIVSEPLRDLPGAWQEVPESRWGVVRADGEAEMHRFRPARAGRS, from the coding sequence ATGTGCCGGTGGATGACGTACTCCGGGACGCCGGTCCTGGCCGAGGAGCTGCTCTTCCGACCCGTCCACTCCCTCATCGACCAGAGCCTGCACTCCCGGCTCGGGGCGACGACGACCAGCGGGGACGGGTTCGGCATCGGCTGGTACGGCGAGGGGCCGGTGCCGGCGCTGTTCAAGAGCATCGAGCCGGCCTGGAACGACGAGAACCTGCGCGAGGTGACGAGCCAGATCCGCACCTCGCTGCTTTTCGCGCACGTCCGGGCCTCGACCGGCACCCCAGTGCAGCGGTCCAACTGCCACCCCTTCCGGCACGGCAGGTGGCTGTGGATGCACAACGGCGGCATCACCGGGTTCCACGACGTCAAGCGGGACCTCGTCACCGCCGTCGACCCGGAGCTGTTCCCCGACATCGAAGGGTCCACCGACTCCGAGGTGCTGTTCTTCCTGGCGCTGACGTTCGGCCTGGCCGAGGACCCGCCGGCCGCCGTCGAGCGGGCGGTCGGCCTGGTGGAGGAGGTGTGCGACCGGCACGGCATCCGACACCCGGTGCAGATGACGGTGGCGACCTCGGACGGCACAGCGGTGTGGGCGTTCCGGTACTCCAGCGTGGGCCGGTCCCGGTCGCTGTACTACTCCACCGACGTCGCGACCCTGAAGCACACCCACCCCGAGCTACCCCTGCTGAGCATGCTCGGGGACACCAGCCGGATGATCGTCTCCGAGCCGCTCCGGGACCTGCCCGGCGCCTGGCAGGAGGTGCCGGAGTCGCGGTGGGGCGTCGTGCGGGCCGACGGCGAGGCGGAGATGCACCGGTTCCGCCCGGCGCGCGCCGGACGCTCGTAG
- a CDS encoding histidine phosphatase family protein, with translation MTAGTLVLWRHGQTDFNRSMRLQGQSDIALNETGRRQAAGAATALAALLPTRIITSDLVRAADTAQALGDLTGIVPVPDPRLRERRFGAWEGMTRSEIAEAWPAAYAAWRQGHEPEGVGAETRSECGRRVAAAVEEAAADLTDDDVLVVVAHGAAITLGQTVLLGLDPMDWFGLTGLENCAWTIMYPNPGREPAWRLSAYNLGLD, from the coding sequence ATGACCGCCGGCACCCTCGTCCTGTGGCGCCACGGTCAGACGGACTTCAACCGGAGCATGCGGCTGCAGGGGCAGTCCGACATCGCGCTGAACGAGACCGGCCGGCGCCAGGCGGCCGGCGCCGCGACCGCCCTGGCCGCCCTGCTGCCCACCCGGATCATCACCTCCGACCTCGTCCGGGCCGCCGACACCGCGCAGGCCCTCGGCGACCTCACCGGCATCGTCCCGGTCCCCGACCCGCGGCTGCGCGAGCGCCGGTTCGGTGCCTGGGAGGGCATGACGCGCAGCGAGATCGCCGAGGCCTGGCCGGCCGCCTACGCCGCCTGGCGCCAGGGCCACGAGCCGGAGGGGGTGGGGGCCGAGACCCGCTCCGAGTGCGGCCGGCGGGTCGCCGCGGCGGTCGAGGAGGCCGCGGCGGACCTGACCGACGACGACGTCCTGGTCGTCGTCGCCCACGGCGCGGCCATCACGCTCGGGCAGACCGTGCTGCTGGGCCTGGACCCGATGGACTGGTTCGGCCTGACCGGGCTGGAGAACTGCGCCTGGACGATCATGTACCCCAACCCCGGCCGGGAACCGGCCTGGCGGCTCTCGGCCTACAACCTCGGCCTGGACTGA
- the rsfS gene encoding ribosome silencing factor: MPADDRSRRLAVVAARAAAEKKAKEIIALDVSERLVLTDVFVVVSGANDRQVRAIVDAIDEAMHKEGAAATRKEGVSEARWVLLDYGDVVVHVQQEEDREYYALERLWKDCPVLPLPAEVHAASQDETESA; this comes from the coding sequence GTGCCCGCTGACGACCGTTCCCGCCGACTCGCCGTCGTCGCCGCCCGCGCCGCCGCCGAGAAGAAGGCCAAGGAGATCATCGCCCTCGACGTCAGCGAACGGCTCGTCCTCACCGACGTCTTCGTCGTCGTCTCGGGAGCGAACGACCGCCAGGTGCGCGCCATCGTCGACGCGATCGACGAGGCGATGCACAAGGAGGGCGCGGCGGCCACCCGCAAGGAGGGCGTGAGCGAGGCCCGGTGGGTGCTGCTGGACTACGGCGACGTCGTCGTGCACGTCCAGCAGGAGGAGGACCGCGAGTACTACGCCCTGGAACGGCTGTGGAAGGACTGCCCGGTCCTGCCGCTGCCGGCCGAGGTGCACGCCGCCAGCCAGGACGAGACCGAGTCGGCATGA
- the nadD gene encoding nicotinate-nucleotide adenylyltransferase, producing the protein MVWGEQRRRRVGVMGGTFDPIHHGHLVAASEVADTFHLDQVIFVPTGVQPFKRDREVTAAEHRYLMAVVATASNPRFTVSRADIDRPGTTYTIDTLRDLKATMPDAELFFITGADVLPQILTWKDADELWSLAHFVGVTRPGHLLDGTGLPSTGVSLMEVPAMAISSTDCRARVGAGKSVWYLVPDGVVQYIHKHGLYRPPVDDDGGRGRDGRPAHATETDGARAVGAGT; encoded by the coding sequence ATGGTGTGGGGGGAGCAGCGCCGGCGCCGGGTCGGGGTGATGGGCGGCACGTTCGACCCGATCCACCACGGTCACCTGGTCGCCGCGAGCGAGGTGGCGGACACCTTCCACCTGGACCAGGTGATCTTCGTCCCCACCGGGGTGCAGCCGTTCAAGCGGGACCGGGAGGTCACCGCCGCGGAGCACCGCTACCTGATGGCCGTCGTCGCCACCGCCTCGAACCCGCGGTTCACCGTCTCCCGCGCCGACATCGACCGGCCCGGGACCACCTACACCATCGACACGCTCCGCGACCTGAAGGCCACCATGCCGGACGCGGAGCTGTTCTTCATCACCGGCGCCGACGTCCTGCCCCAGATCCTCACCTGGAAGGACGCCGACGAGCTGTGGTCCCTCGCCCACTTCGTCGGCGTCACCCGGCCGGGGCACCTGCTCGACGGCACCGGGCTGCCGTCCACCGGCGTCTCCCTCATGGAGGTGCCCGCCATGGCGATCTCCTCCACCGACTGCCGGGCCCGGGTGGGGGCCGGGAAGTCGGTCTGGTACCTGGTGCCGGACGGGGTGGTCCAGTACATCCACAAGCACGGCCTATACCGCCCGCCCGTCGACGACGACGGCGGCCGGGGTCGGGACGGACGGCCGGCGCACGCGACGGAGACCGACGGCGCCCGCGCCGTGGGGGCCGGGACGTGA
- a CDS encoding cytosine permease yields MSEQQRPSGAGTTLDAGERRLVETTGIEVVAEGERTSKASDLFWPWFAANVSVFGVSWGAFVLDFGISFWQAVAVSVVGIVLSFLACGIVALAGKRGSAPTMILSRAAFGVRGQKVPGVVSWILSIGWETVLAILATLATATILNQLGWGGGTTTKVVAAVVVAGLIVVASVLGYHVIIRLQSALTWVTGALSVVYILLTLDEIDLGAVQALPAGPLTAVVGALVMVITGFGLGWINIASDWSRYLPRTTPGGRVVFWNTFGGSVAPVLLVVFGLLLAGSSPDLKDAIAADPIGALAAALPTWFLLPFLLVAVLGLVSGAVLGIYSSGLTLLSLGVRIPRPAAAFLDGMLLTLGTFYVVFLADARFLEQFQGFLTTLGVPIAAWGGIMMADIALRRRDYDERALFDRRGRYGDVAWGPVLLMVLCSVIGWGLVTNSVGWLQWQGYLLGLGLGGKEGAWAYAGLGVVVSLVLGFVGYYLGRRQVVARQEGAR; encoded by the coding sequence ATGAGCGAGCAGCAGCGCCCCAGCGGCGCCGGGACCACCCTCGACGCCGGCGAACGCCGGCTGGTGGAGACCACCGGGATCGAGGTCGTCGCCGAGGGCGAGCGCACGAGCAAGGCCTCGGACCTGTTCTGGCCGTGGTTCGCGGCCAACGTCTCCGTCTTCGGGGTCAGCTGGGGTGCCTTCGTCCTGGACTTCGGGATCTCCTTCTGGCAGGCCGTGGCGGTCAGCGTCGTCGGCATCGTGCTGTCCTTCCTCGCCTGCGGCATCGTCGCGCTCGCCGGCAAGCGGGGCTCCGCGCCGACGATGATCCTCAGCCGGGCCGCCTTCGGCGTGCGCGGGCAGAAGGTGCCCGGCGTCGTCTCCTGGATCCTGTCCATCGGCTGGGAGACGGTCCTGGCGATCCTCGCCACCCTGGCCACCGCCACCATCCTGAACCAGCTGGGCTGGGGCGGGGGCACCACCACGAAGGTGGTCGCCGCCGTCGTCGTCGCCGGCCTCATCGTGGTCGCGTCGGTGCTCGGCTACCACGTCATCATCCGGCTCCAGTCCGCGCTCACCTGGGTCACCGGCGCGCTGTCGGTCGTCTACATCCTGCTCACCCTCGACGAGATCGACCTCGGCGCCGTCCAGGCGCTGCCCGCCGGGCCGCTCACCGCCGTCGTCGGCGCCCTGGTCATGGTGATCACCGGGTTCGGGCTGGGCTGGATCAACATCGCCTCGGACTGGTCCCGGTACCTGCCGCGGACGACGCCGGGCGGCCGGGTGGTCTTCTGGAACACCTTCGGCGGCTCGGTCGCCCCGGTGCTGCTGGTGGTCTTCGGCCTGCTGCTGGCCGGCTCCTCCCCGGACCTGAAGGACGCGATCGCGGCCGACCCGATCGGGGCGCTGGCCGCCGCGCTGCCCACCTGGTTCCTGCTGCCCTTCCTGCTGGTCGCGGTGCTGGGGCTGGTCAGCGGGGCGGTGCTGGGCATCTACTCCTCCGGGCTGACCCTGCTGTCCCTCGGCGTGCGGATCCCCCGGCCGGCGGCGGCGTTCCTCGACGGCATGCTCCTGACGCTGGGGACCTTCTACGTCGTCTTCCTCGCCGACGCCCGGTTCCTCGAGCAGTTCCAGGGATTCCTCACCACGCTCGGCGTCCCGATCGCCGCCTGGGGCGGGATCATGATGGCCGACATCGCCCTGCGCCGCCGCGACTACGACGAGCGGGCCCTGTTCGACCGCCGCGGCCGGTACGGCGACGTCGCCTGGGGGCCGGTGCTGCTCATGGTCCTCTGCTCGGTGATCGGCTGGGGGCTGGTCACCAACAGCGTCGGGTGGCTGCAGTGGCAGGGCTACCTGCTCGGGCTCGGGCTGGGCGGCAAGGAGGGCGCGTGGGCCTACGCCGGGCTCGGCGTCGTCGTCTCCCTGGTGCTGGGCTTCGTGGGGTACTACCTCGGTCGGCGCCAGGTGGTGGCCCGGCAGGAGGGGGCGCGGTGA
- a CDS encoding cysteine hydrolase family protein, with protein MPGPAAAGSPAATGTEPWLVVVDPQRIFAEPSSPWASPMFDGIVGSVRRLAERFAGRVVVTRFVAPPQPRGSWVPYYREWPFAQVPADDPLYAVVDPLADLGAPVVTATTFGKWPALAEVTGPEPHLVLTGVATDCCVLATALPAADAGATLRVVADACAGSAPENHARALAVMALFAPQITLTTSVELLG; from the coding sequence GTGCCCGGCCCGGCGGCTGCCGGCTCCCCCGCGGCGACCGGCACGGAGCCCTGGCTGGTCGTCGTCGATCCGCAGCGGATCTTCGCCGAGCCGTCCAGCCCGTGGGCCTCGCCGATGTTCGACGGGATCGTCGGCTCGGTCCGTCGGCTGGCCGAGCGGTTCGCCGGCCGGGTGGTGGTGACCCGGTTCGTCGCGCCGCCGCAGCCGCGCGGGTCCTGGGTGCCCTACTACCGGGAGTGGCCCTTCGCCCAGGTGCCCGCGGACGACCCGCTCTACGCCGTCGTCGACCCGCTGGCCGACCTCGGCGCGCCGGTGGTCACGGCGACGACGTTCGGGAAGTGGCCGGCGCTGGCGGAGGTGACCGGGCCGGAGCCGCACCTGGTGCTCACCGGCGTGGCCACCGACTGCTGCGTGCTCGCCACCGCCCTGCCGGCCGCCGACGCCGGGGCGACCCTGCGGGTGGTCGCCGACGCCTGCGCCGGTTCCGCCCCGGAGAACCACGCCCGGGCACTCGCCGTGATGGCGCTGTTCGCCCCGCAGATCACGCTCACCACGTCCGTGGAGCTGCTGGGCTGA
- a CDS encoding alpha-amylase family glycosyl hydrolase — MTWHEHAIFWHVYPLGFVGAEPVLDDGAPVQHRLGRLVDWLDYAVDLGVSGLLLGPVFTARSHGYDTIDHLTVDPRLGDRSDFETLVAAAHARGLKVVLDGVFNHVGRDHPLFRAAVTGGPAAPEAELFHLSWPAGGAVNPAPGAPAEPEYRTFEGHAGLVALNHDAPAVVALVTEVMNHWLDAGADGWRLDAAYAVPPAFWAQVLPEVRARHPEVYVVGEVIHGDYAAVVADSGMDSVTQYELWKAIWSALNDHNLYELAHALGRHDAMVEAFAPQTFVGNHDVTRIATRLTDRRHLPHALVVLLTVAGTPAVYYGDEQAMTGLKEERLGGDDAIRPAYPAAPADLPAEGWATYHLHQELIGLRRRHPWLHRSRLRVLHLANELLAYEQSAGAERVVVVLNLADDAAQVPAAGAGRVLAGSAEVLADGVRVPGHGWAVLGG; from the coding sequence GTGACCTGGCACGAGCACGCGATCTTCTGGCACGTCTACCCGCTCGGCTTCGTCGGCGCGGAACCGGTCCTCGACGACGGCGCGCCGGTCCAGCACCGGCTCGGCCGGCTGGTCGACTGGCTGGACTACGCCGTCGACCTCGGTGTCTCCGGCCTCCTCCTCGGGCCGGTCTTCACCGCCCGGTCCCACGGCTACGACACCATCGACCATCTCACCGTCGACCCCCGGCTGGGGGACCGGTCGGACTTCGAAACCCTCGTCGCCGCCGCCCACGCCCGAGGACTGAAGGTCGTCCTCGACGGGGTGTTCAACCACGTCGGCCGGGACCACCCCTTGTTCCGGGCGGCCGTCACCGGCGGCCCGGCCGCGCCGGAGGCCGAGCTGTTCCACCTGTCCTGGCCGGCGGGTGGCGCGGTGAACCCCGCGCCCGGCGCCCCCGCCGAGCCCGAGTACCGGACCTTCGAGGGCCACGCCGGGCTGGTCGCGCTGAACCACGACGCCCCGGCCGTCGTCGCGCTCGTCACCGAGGTGATGAACCACTGGCTCGACGCCGGCGCCGACGGCTGGCGGCTCGACGCGGCCTACGCCGTGCCGCCGGCGTTCTGGGCCCAGGTGCTGCCGGAGGTCCGGGCGCGGCACCCGGAGGTGTACGTCGTCGGGGAGGTGATCCACGGCGACTACGCCGCCGTCGTCGCCGATTCCGGGATGGACTCGGTGACCCAGTACGAGCTGTGGAAGGCGATCTGGTCGGCCCTGAACGACCACAACCTCTACGAGCTCGCGCACGCCCTGGGCCGCCACGACGCCATGGTTGAGGCCTTCGCGCCGCAGACCTTCGTCGGCAACCACGACGTCACTCGCATCGCCACCCGCCTGACCGACCGGCGGCACCTGCCGCACGCCCTCGTCGTGCTGCTCACCGTGGCCGGGACGCCGGCGGTGTACTACGGCGACGAGCAGGCCATGACCGGGCTGAAGGAGGAGCGTCTCGGCGGTGACGACGCCATCCGCCCCGCCTACCCGGCCGCGCCAGCGGACCTCCCGGCCGAGGGGTGGGCGACCTACCACCTGCACCAGGAGCTGATCGGGCTGCGCCGGCGGCACCCGTGGCTGCACCGCTCCCGGCTCCGGGTGCTCCACCTGGCCAACGAGCTGCTGGCCTACGAGCAGTCCGCGGGCGCGGAGCGGGTCGTGGTCGTCCTGAACCTCGCCGACGACGCCGCCCAGGTGCCGGCGGCGGGTGCGGGCAGGGTCCTGGCCGGGTCGGCGGAGGTGCTGGCCGACGGCGTGCGGGTGCCCGGCCACGGGTGGGCCGTCCTGGGCGGCTGA
- a CDS encoding SDR family oxidoreductase, which produces MSAEPSPTEPPAAFTPRRIIVTGGDSGIGKATAVALAEHGRQVGITWHTDADGAARTAEEVQHAGAEAHVRHLDLTDPTSGTAVVDELAATMGGVDTLVMCSGTGTAELLLDLSYERWREVVAVDLDGAFCCLQAAARHMVQAGDGGRIVAITSVHEHAPKVGSAPYDAAKGGLGLLVKTAALELAEYGITANTVAPGEIATPMTGQEDESALVGKERAGIPVARPGDAREVAAVVAFLCGPDAGYVNGASWVVDGGMLQMGPMAGAALTSGDWRRP; this is translated from the coding sequence ATGTCTGCCGAGCCGTCCCCGACCGAGCCCCCCGCCGCGTTCACGCCGCGCCGGATCATCGTCACCGGCGGCGACTCCGGGATCGGCAAGGCCACCGCGGTCGCGCTCGCGGAGCACGGCCGGCAGGTCGGCATCACCTGGCACACCGACGCCGACGGTGCCGCCCGCACCGCCGAAGAGGTCCAGCACGCCGGCGCCGAGGCGCACGTCCGCCACCTCGACCTCACCGACCCCACCTCCGGCACCGCCGTCGTCGACGAGCTCGCGGCCACGATGGGCGGGGTGGACACCCTCGTCATGTGCTCCGGCACCGGCACCGCCGAGCTCCTGCTGGACCTGAGCTACGAGCGCTGGCGCGAGGTCGTCGCGGTCGACCTCGACGGCGCGTTCTGCTGCCTGCAGGCCGCGGCCCGGCACATGGTCCAGGCCGGCGACGGCGGCCGGATCGTGGCCATCACCTCCGTCCACGAGCACGCCCCAAAGGTCGGCTCGGCTCCCTACGACGCCGCCAAGGGCGGGCTGGGGCTGCTGGTGAAGACGGCGGCGCTGGAGCTGGCCGAGTACGGCATCACCGCCAACACGGTCGCGCCGGGCGAGATCGCGACCCCGATGACCGGGCAGGAGGACGAGTCGGCCCTGGTCGGGAAGGAACGGGCAGGCATCCCCGTCGCCCGGCCGGGGGACGCCCGGGAGGTCGCCGCCGTGGTGGCGTTCCTGTGCGGGCCGGACGCCGGGTACGTCAACGGCGCGTCCTGGGTGGTCGACGGCGGCATGCTCCAGATGGGGCCGATGGCGGGTGCGGCGCTGACGTCGGGGGACTGGCGCCGGCCGTGA
- a CDS encoding DUF3140 domain-containing protein, protein MASDVIDDDLWDEFHVVVNMSSRELQDFLAAADAGEGSESYPDQAGDDVSRQIVEILGKRRTDLTPDDVDTMRRVVEEIRSGTVERHDEDASWRHWLMSRGHDPLKAP, encoded by the coding sequence ATGGCTTCGGACGTGATCGACGACGACCTGTGGGACGAGTTCCATGTCGTGGTGAACATGAGCTCGCGCGAGCTGCAGGACTTCCTGGCGGCGGCGGACGCCGGTGAGGGCTCCGAGAGCTACCCAGACCAGGCCGGCGACGACGTCTCGCGGCAGATCGTGGAGATCCTGGGCAAGCGCCGGACGGACCTGACCCCTGACGACGTGGACACCATGCGCCGCGTGGTGGAGGAGATCCGCTCCGGCACCGTCGAACGGCACGACGAGGACGCCAGCTGGCGGCACTGGCTCATGTCCCGCGGGCACGACCCGCTGAAGGCGCCCTGA
- a CDS encoding glutamate-5-semialdehyde dehydrogenase, translated as MTETTAADRPAAEPATCADPANTLAEPGDGAAAGTAAAGDGTDVRAAVVAIARAAKTAARSLATATRATKDAALHAMADALVANTGRITAANAVDLERGRERGMKDSLLDRLALDDARVAAIADALRELAALPDPVGEVVRGSTLPNGLRLRQVRVPMGVVGMIYEARPNVTVDAAGLALKSGNAVVLRGGTAAAGSNEVIVAVLGEALAARGLPAELIQSVDAYGRAGAVEMMRARGLIDVLVPRGGADLIQTVVRESVVPVIETGVGNCHVYVDAAADLAQALPIVLNSKTQRTGVCNAAETLLVHRDVAPAFLPTVLPALGERGVTVHGDDAVAAAAPAGLAFAPATEADWATEYLSLDLAVRVVDSLDEALEHIRRYSSGHTEVICTRDTTAVRRFTTELDSAALIVNASSRFTDGGQLGLGAEIGISTQKLHARGPMGLAELTTTTWIVEGDGHIRE; from the coding sequence ATGACCGAGACGACCGCCGCTGACCGTCCCGCCGCGGAGCCCGCCACCTGCGCCGACCCGGCGAACACCCTCGCCGAACCGGGCGACGGCGCCGCGGCCGGCACCGCCGCGGCGGGCGACGGGACGGACGTCCGGGCCGCCGTCGTCGCCATCGCCCGCGCCGCCAAGACGGCCGCCCGGTCCCTGGCCACCGCGACCCGCGCGACCAAGGACGCCGCGCTGCACGCCATGGCGGACGCCCTCGTCGCCAACACGGGGCGGATCACGGCGGCAAACGCCGTCGACCTCGAGCGCGGCCGCGAGCGCGGGATGAAGGACTCCCTGCTGGACCGGCTCGCGCTGGACGACGCCCGGGTCGCCGCGATCGCCGACGCGCTGCGCGAGCTGGCCGCCCTGCCGGACCCGGTGGGGGAGGTGGTGCGCGGCTCCACCCTGCCCAACGGCCTGCGGCTGCGCCAGGTGCGGGTGCCGATGGGCGTCGTCGGGATGATCTACGAGGCCCGGCCCAACGTGACCGTCGACGCCGCCGGGCTGGCCCTGAAGTCCGGCAACGCCGTCGTCCTGCGCGGCGGGACGGCCGCGGCCGGCTCGAACGAGGTGATCGTCGCCGTCCTCGGCGAGGCCCTGGCGGCCCGCGGGCTCCCCGCCGAGCTCATCCAGTCCGTGGACGCCTACGGCCGGGCCGGCGCGGTGGAGATGATGCGGGCCCGCGGCCTCATCGACGTCCTCGTCCCGCGCGGCGGGGCGGACCTGATCCAGACCGTGGTGCGGGAGTCGGTCGTCCCGGTCATCGAGACCGGGGTGGGCAACTGCCACGTCTACGTCGACGCCGCCGCCGACCTCGCCCAGGCCCTGCCGATCGTGCTCAATTCCAAGACCCAGCGCACCGGCGTGTGCAACGCCGCCGAGACCCTGCTCGTCCACCGCGACGTCGCGCCGGCCTTCCTGCCCACCGTCCTGCCGGCGCTGGGGGAGCGGGGCGTCACCGTCCACGGCGACGACGCCGTCGCGGCCGCCGCCCCGGCCGGGCTGGCGTTCGCGCCGGCCACCGAGGCGGACTGGGCGACCGAGTACCTCTCCCTCGACCTGGCGGTGCGGGTGGTGGACTCCCTCGACGAGGCGCTGGAGCACATCCGCCGCTACTCCTCCGGCCACACCGAGGTCATCTGCACCCGGGACACCACCGCCGTGCGCCGGTTCACCACCGAGCTCGACTCCGCCGCGCTCATCGTCAACGCCTCCTCCCGCTTCACCGACGGCGGCCAGCTCGGCCTGGGCGCGGAGATCGGCATCTCGACCCAGAAGCTCCACGCCCGCGGACCGATGGGCCTGGCCGAGCTCACCACGACCACCTGGATCGTGGAGGGGGACGGGCACATCCGGGAGTAG